A stretch of the Theileria equi strain WA chromosome 1, complete sequence genome encodes the following:
- a CDS encoding hypothetical protein (encoded by transcript BEWA_025550A), producing MDYSVYQEYNPEVNKTTNSEKNDFSFYECPTAAASIQEFGDYSKSNSLDSDQDYSVYDVPRMSISLSTDEEVPTVSILNDGKVVDRAMEGGMAKNGATEGGSVSFTRKVITGGYFGGSDAMVYSGTPRPSQVPRTLLNGADSQLGANINSANMQGGRVTFSVAPPASQPNVAVNGMGVVNTPIQMTTTTPIVNTPKSTRSVHTLDLNGGYTEGVTVEGSYNVHSPAPVSGLNAMPAFNVLPVQGITMTNGSPISISGMTIPMPANGVKVEENKQPIITSPSVKDYSRAVKSSGKSETTFVQEGFDTICVPRYRPVEIVEKRIEVPVVHHVDTFVPKREIQEIENIVKKPYTKVVDKIVEVPQIHYTDKIVEVPEYHEVVKSVPKIEVQERTKYVPKVQVKVVPKYVEVPVVKFVDRYEEVEEVEEVVKHVEKVEVVEVPKEVVKHVVKPVKKIVEQERIIPVIEHRDVPVEKVKFVPKIETVELLRQVPKVIDVPVPYNVPKVEYVDQPYIVPKYRDIPVAVPVMKRVHPVIKQENVEYVDVPVHRPYFVIHDHLNFKDYSKDTKENLRVVNVNQVNLETVDEAFRQECQDILNRATNSETFAVYR from the exons ATGGACTATTCTGTGTATCAAGAGTACAACCCGGAAGTGAACAAGACGACGAATTCTGAAAAGAATGACTTTTCGTTTTACGAATGTCCAACTGCCGCCGCATCGATCCAGGAATTTGGGGACTATAGCAAGAGCAACAGCCTAGATAGCGACCAAGACTACTCGGTCTACGACGTTCCCAGAATGTCCATCTCACTGTCTACCGATGAAGAAGTGCCGACGGTTTCCATTTTGAACGACGGAAAGGTTGTCGATAGAGCAATGGAAGGTGGAATGGCAAAGAATGGAGCGACCGAGGGAGGCTCGGTGTCCTTTACTAGAAAGGTAATTACTGGAGGATACTTTGGAGGCTCTGATGCAATGGTGTATAGCGGAACGCCGAGACCTAGCCAGGTTCCAAGGACTCTGTTGAATGGCGCAGATTCCCAACTAGGAGCGAATATAAACTCTGCAAACATGCAGGGAGGCCGCGTAACATTTTCTGTTGCTCCACCCGCCTCTCAGCCAAATGTTGCCGTAAATGGCATGGGAGTTGTGAATACTCCAATTCAAATGACAACGACTACACCGATTGTAAATACACCAAAATCAACGAGATCGGTGCATACTTTGGATTTAAATGGTGGATACACTGAAGGAGTTACCGTAGAGGGTTCCTATAATGTGCATTCACCAGCGCCAGTTTCTGGACTTAATGCCATGCCTGCCTTTAATGTATTGCCCGTGCAGGGCATTACTATGACCAATGGATCACCAATTTCCATCAGCGGTATGACAATACCCATGCCCGCAAATGGCGTCAAGGTGGAGGAGAACAAGCAGCCCATTATCACCTCGCCGTCAGTAAAGGACTATTCAAGAGCAGTTAAATCTAGCGGCAAGTCGGAAACTACCTTTGTTCAAGAAGGCTTTGACACT ATTTGCGTGCCAAGGTACAGACCAGTGGAGATTGTagaaaagagaatagaggTCCCTGTGGTTCACCACGTGGATACATTTGTACCCAAGAGGGAGATTCAGGAGATTGAAAATATTGTCAAGAAACCATACACCAAGGTTGTGGATAAAATTGTAGAGGTTCCACAGATTCACTATACCGACAAGATTGTAGAGGTTCCAGAGTATCATGAAGTTGTAAAGTCTGTGCCAAAGATTGAGGTGCAAGAAAGGACAAAGTATGTCCCCAAGGTCCAGGTAAAGGTGGTGCCCAAGTATGTCGAGGTGCCCGTTGTCAAGTTTGTCGATCGGTATGAAGAAGTTGAAGAG GTGGAGGAAGTAGTCAAGCACGTCGAAAAGGTGGAGGTTGTAGAGGTGCCCAAGGAAGTTGTAAAGCACGTTGTAAAACCCGTCAAGAAAATTGTTGAGCAGGAACGAATTATTCCAGTTATAGAG CATCGGGATGTTCCGGTAGAAAAGGTGAAATTCGTACCAAAGATTGAAACCGTGGAACTATTGCGCCAGGTGCCAAAAGTTATCGATGTACCTGTCCCTTATAATGTCCCCAAGGTTGAATACGTGGACCAGCCATATATTGTGCCAAAGTACCGAGATATACCGGTTGCAGTACCAGTAATGAAGCGTGTTCATCCAGTGATTAAACAAGAAAATGTAGAATACGTTGATGTGCCAGTTCATCGACCATATTTTGTGATTCATGATCACTtgaattttaaagattatTCAAAGGACACCAAGGAAAACTTGCGAGTTGTCAATGTCAACCAAGTGAATTTGGAAACTGTGGATGAAGCCTTTAGACAAGAATGCCAGGACATTCTCAATAGAGCAACAAATAGTGAAACCTTTGCAGTCTATAGGTGA
- a CDS encoding hypothetical protein (encoded by transcript BEWA_025580A), giving the protein MDKKRQFEPRDFWLFGGVLLSIPSSFGAYLAKGIYGYKAGLVTEVLLLVSSFFWMAIGTIEYGVDTGKQVGKYCNESRCQKGQCGCNGGQTCEPEKCTSKNCPCCKEWEGTYASLNTFTSQGLMIVLAFTGDGYLKTYSKYEHDRSKWPTKDYGFWKSLGYWTGSGVSEACKSVKSSFTTNVRCKVLGKSEALLIVYADQEF; this is encoded by the exons aTGGACAAGAAACGGCAGTTTGAGCCCAGAG ACTTTTGGCTGTTTGGCGGCGTTTTACTG agcATTCCTTCCTCGTTTGGAGCGTACCTGGCCAAGGGAATTTACGGATACAAGGCCGGACTCGTTACTGAAGTCTTACTCTTGGTCTCCAGCTTCTTTTGGATGGCCATTGGGACCATTGAG TACGGAGTAGATACTGGTAAGCAAgtaggtaaatactgcaatGAATCTAGATGCCAAAAGGGTCAATGCGGCTGCAATGGAGGTCAAACCTGTGAACctgaaaaatgtacatCTAAAAACTGCCCATGCTGCAAAGAGTGGGAAGGTACTTATGCATCCTTGAATACGTTTAcatcccaaggtttaatgatagtcttggcctttactggagatggttatcTAAAGACttactccaagtatgagcatgataggagtaaatggcctactaaaGACTATGGGTTCTGGAAGTCCTTAGGATACTGGACAGGAAGTGGAGTATCTGAAGCATGTAAGAGTGTCAAGTCCTCCTTTACCACTAATGTCAGATGTAaagttttgggtaaatcagaggctCTACTCATTGTCTATGCAGAtcaggaattttaa
- a CDS encoding hypothetical protein (encoded by transcript BEWA_025570A) gives MSKGPKELRLEIGKKCGKDGPRCRCSGNKPGDITASKVENNEDAVGFLALVHDRKGKTFRLSRELDNDENIGDVNQCILGVTKVSVYYWEEDKECNTPLLLEVVKGNHNSTQYYYRYDKGEVQNQNNSQTIWQYKPEKMKLQVMLDDRNCGRNHAVPLNIKDLATGTLPDDIPSTCMKKTRRIELGSLQHLTGSEYVYTTYEVKGSDTKISRVKVGDHNISGITIPPGGMDKVRLYSNTGISQAPIMINFNTNNRESKWFYSTNSNGTQWTEVGSTSNFYSDDGKPTEALAKKLDEFACQYHSGVTIDLSHSTSTAQNNYCCSQHKDDARISVSSVQVSCQRPDHNKGTITAYKHSIDGNGLKLVGIKFYPSGDTKNRKHVKSRKLSLPIPGPVDVYVFYCTEDPILVYVDRNKSGSPGWFRKSTKNNKNQWTKFTFSGITPTNITECGNWNKLVGAIKKLKCENFKKCPTTSLLRAETSGGVQAQIQDEDDIDLGSSEEEDTYKQGTDAPPPSGKDPLGPRGNPGIKCTEKGAQEEYKSKLTSTGINKGETGGVLSSDLWKTVGKAVGKTVDLGLDLADQLGSVAVPASGLAGIYGSFVAEALGKVGIEALNTVIQQAKPATAHQSEDGRALSSNTDDADSTTGNREDVDGSQSSRTTQQHVTEPAATAPNSSPPEPTAENFVGGATLTAGLGVIFGSSSGTLAGAGGLTGLGWWAFKRSKGDPWVRRGYPIEFLKNVPY, from the coding sequence atgagcAAGGGTCCTAAGGAACTCAGGTTGGAGATAGGTAAAAAATGTGGTAAGGATGGGCCAAGATGTAGGTGCTCAGGTAATAAACCTGGTGACATTACTGCCAGTAAGGTTGAGAACAATGAAGATGCTGTTGGATTTCTTGCCCTTGTCCATGATCGCAAGGGGAAAACATTTAGGCTAAGTAGAGAACTagataatgatgaaaatatagGTGATGTTAACCAATGTATACTGGGTGTTACTAAGGTATCTGTATATTATTGggaagaagataaggaaTGCAACACTCCACTTCTCCTCGAGGTTGTGAAGGGCAACCATAATAGTACGCAATACTACTACAGATATGATAAAGGTGAAGTGCAAAATCAAAACAATTCACAAACAATTTGGCAGTATAAACCTGAAAAGATGAAACTTCAGGTCATGCTTGATGATAGAAACTGTGGCAGAAATCATGCAGTTCCACTCAACATAAAGGATCTTGCAACAGGTACTCTTCCTGACGATATTCCCTCTACTTGTATGAAAAAAACCCGAAGGATAGAACTTGGTAGTTTACAACATCTTACCGGCAGTGAGTATGTTTATACAACTTATGAGGTGAAGGGCAGTGATACAAAGATATCCAGAGTAAAAGTGGGTGATCATAACATATCTGGTATTACAATCCCTCCGGGTGGAATGGATAAGGTTAGACTTTATTCCAACACAGGGATTTCCCAGGCACCTATTATGATTAACTTTAACACAAATAATAGAGAATCAAAGTGGTTTTATAGTACTAATTCTAATGGCACTCAATGGACAGAAGTTGGAAGTACCAGCAATTTCTATAGTGATGATGGTAAACCCACTGAAGCTCTTGCTAAAAAATTAGATGAATTTGCTTGTCAGTATCATAGTGGAGTAACTATCGATCTATCACATAGTACATCTACAGCTCAGAATAACTACTGTTGTAGCCAGCATAAGGATGATGCTAGAATTTCTGTTAGTTCTGTGCAAGTTTCTTGTCAAAGGCCTGATCACAACAAAGGTACTATTACAGCCTATAAACACTCTATTGATGGTAATGGGTTGAAGCTTGTTGGCATTAAGTTCTATCCCAGCGGAGATACTAAGAATAGGAAACATGTGAAATCCAGAAAACTATCACTACCTATTCCAGGTCCTGTAGATGTCTACGTATTTTACTGCACAGAAGATCCCATACTCGTATATGTTGACAGGAATAAATCTGGATCTCCAGGATGGTTTAGAAAGAGCAcaaaaaataataaaaacCAATGGACAAAGTTCACGTTTTCTGGTATAACACCGACTAACATTACAGAATGTGGAAACTGGAACAAACTAGTGGGAGCAATAAAAAAACttaaatgtgaaaatttcaaaaaatgtCCTACAACCTCACTATTACGTGCTGAAACTAGTGGTGGAGTACAAGCTCAAATtcaagatgaagatgatatTGACTTGGGATCgtctgaggaagaagatacaTATAAACAAGGCACCGATGCTCCTCCACCCTCTGGAAAGGATCCTCTTGGACCTAGAGGAAACCCTGGTATCAAATGTACTGAGAAGGGTGCtcaggaagaatataaatcCAAACTCACATCTACTGGTATTAACAAAGGTGAAACTGGAGGAGTGCTTAGTAGTGACCTATGGAAAACTGTTGGTAAAGCGGTTGGTAAGACAGTCGATCTTGGACTAGATTTAGCCGATCAACTTGGATCTGTTGCCGTCCCCGCATCCGGACTAGCTGGAATATATGGATCATTTGTAGCTGAAGCACTTGGTAAAGTTGGTATAGAGGCTCTAAATACAGTTATTCAACAAGCTAAACCTGCTACTGCTCATCAATCTGAAGATGGTAGAGCACTAAGCTCTAATACTGATGATGCTGATAGTACTACTGGTAATAGAGAAGATGTTGATGGTTCTCAATCTTCTAGAACTACTCAACAACATGTTACCGAACCTGCTGCTACTGCTCCTAATTCTAGTCCTCCTGAACCTACTGctgaaaattttgttgGAGGTGCTACTCTTACTGCTGGTCTTGGTGTAATATTTGGATCAtcctctggtactcttgctggagctggtggtcttactggacttggttggtgggcatttaaacgttctaaaggagatccttgggttagacgTGGATATCctatagagtttttaaagaatgtaccatattga
- a CDS encoding signal peptide-containing protein (encoded by transcript BEWA_025540A), with protein sequence MFWLNIVLGVAVASCSLASHDKTTSEHVPEGAAKGYSAIYKRKHNVDKRTALGTAKEVLTLDSSTHKNSDLANGRYSTDAFNVYYPPTYKGEDNEHLLLGNVTNGLSDPAVDVLPGALTQVLGAVYGYLSEEKVGMVGQWLQEEALYTVHTLEWSFYEL encoded by the exons ATGTTTTGGCTGAACATCGTTCTGGGCGTTGCTGTTGCTTCTTGCTCCTTGGCTAGCCATGATAAGACAACCAGTGAACACGTTCCTGAGGGAGCTGCCAAGGGCTACAGCGCTATATACAAGAGAAAGCACAATGTAGATAAAAGAACTGCTCTAGGAACGGCAAAGGAGGTCTTGACACTCGATTCGAGCACTCACAAGAATTCGGATCTCGCTAATGGTCGCTATTCCACCGATGCTTTCAATGTATACTACCCACCAACCTACAAGGGTGAAGATAATGAGCATTTATTGCTGGGCAATGTCACAAACGGTCTCTCAGACCCAGCGGTGGATGTACTACCAGGAGCACTGACACAAGTTTTGGGGGCCGTCTACGGATATCTCTCGGAG GAGAAAGTAGGAATGGTGGGCCAGTGGCTCCAGGAAGAAGCGCTATACACAGTGCACACGCTAGAATGGAGTTTTTATGAATTATAA
- a CDS encoding hypothetical protein (encoded by transcript BEWA_025520A): protein MLNLLPLRGPAHSLLYGKTGLQRIKIGKCGNSIEIDKSSIDEIYSHSRNDVVLHNDFVPLKHKNFMEYKLVAYHLIEAYENPEKAFKTTLAGMSFFDKLSHLYSNKKRIVELHTAIDTTKHAPTFPIQGKNV from the exons ATGCTGAACCTACTACCGTTGCGCGGTCCAGCTCACTCGCTGCTCTACGGCAAGACTGGACTCCAGAGGATCAAAATCG GAAAGTGTGGAAACAGCATCGAGATCGACAAGAGCTCAATCGATGAGATCTACAGCCACTCGAGGAACGACGTTGTTCTCCACAACGACTTTGTCCCTCTAAAGCACAAGAACTTTATGGAATACAA GCTCGTGGCATACCACCTCATTGAGGCGTACGAGAACCCGGAAAAGGCCTTTAAAACGACGCTTGCTGGCATGTCATTTTTTGACAAGCTCTCGCACTTGTACTCGAACAAAAAGAGGATTGTGGAGCTCCATACTGCCATCGATACGACAAAACACGCGCCAACCTTCCCTATTCAGGGAAAGAATGTCTAA
- a CDS encoding protein kinase domain containing protein (encoded by transcript BEWA_025590A), with the protein MWIKTKGKIAIKFFRNIFGRGKNSPRELELSNFILGPTVGTGSYATVCLAALRGDTFAQTDDGNSASSLLCGSSSSDLFSTNGVGMGDVKNGKDEHYAKLSHIVDHHDGRRYGYRNGLHGESIGDSEWQSARNSSASDIMNLSPSCNESYTSPLQGYTNLNQEDNTSQSNDFSPALFTCALKILHKRKIVNDRQTKHLLNEKRILESINHPFIVHYLGSFQDPINVYLILEYVPGGELFTYLRRSTLDLYTTQFYASEILSALDFLHSRSIVYRDLKPENILLDAQGHIRLVDFGFAKRIRNKTFTICGTHEYLAPEIFLRKGHDKSVDLWSLGVLIYEMLVGEAPFYDKDPQRTYRKALENKIYFPPYISESARSIVEALLRVDPTLRLGSRGMAEVWSHAFFRSTKFFGQSAPIKPVINGIWDTGNFLEYPEVWRRYHERVTKVEQERFFSEF; encoded by the coding sequence ATGTGGATCAAAACCAAGGGGAAAATTGCGATAAAGTTTTTTAGAAACATTTTTGGCAGAGGAAAGAATAGTCCACGCGAGTTGGAACTTTCAAACTTTATCCTTGGACCAACCGTGGGAACTGGTTCCTACGCCACCGTATGTCTTGCCGCCCTCAGAGGGGATACGTTTGCGCAAACGGATGATGGAAATTCTGCAAGCTCTCTCTTGTGTGGATCCAGCAGTTCCGACCTATTTTCTACAAATGGAGTAGGTATGGGagatgtaaagaatggaaaagatgagCATTATGCCAAGCTGAGCCATATTGTGGATCATCATGATGGTAGAAGATATGGGTACAGAAATGGTCTGCACGGGGAGTCAATAGGGGATTCGGAATGGCAATCTGCACGAAACAGTAGTGCATCGGATATTATGAACCTCTCTCCAAGCTGTAATGAGTCATACACCAGTCCATTGCAGGGGTACACCAATTTGAACCAGGAAGACAACACATCACAATCGAACGACTTCTCACCTGCCCTCTTTACATGCGCGCTGAAAATACTTCATAAGCGCAAAATAGTCAATGACCGTCAAACCAAGCATCTGCTAAACGAAAAGAGGATACTGGAAAGCATAAACCACCCATTCATTGTGCATTATTTGGGAAGTTTTCAGGACCCTATCAATGTCTATCTCATTCTGGAATACGTTCCTGGAGGTGAACTATTCACATATTTGCGAAGATCAACCTTGGACTTGTACACGACACAATTTTACGCCTCAGAGATACTCTCTGCCCTGGACTTTTTGCATAGTCGCTCCATTGTATACAGGGATTTGAAACCCGAAAACATTCTGCTGGATGCACAAGGACATATACGTCTGGTCGATTTTGGTTTCGCCAAGAGGATTAGGAACAAGACCTTTACAATTTGTGGAACCCACGAATACTTGGCACCCGAAATCTTTCTACGCAAAGGTCACGACAAGTCTGTGGATTTGTGGTCACTTGGAGTCCTAATTTACGAAATGCTGGTGGGAGAGGCACCATTTTATGACAAGGACCCACAGAGGACATATAGGAAGGCGCTGGAAAACAAGATTTACTTTCCACCATACATTTCAGAATCCGCAAGATCCATTGTCGAGGCTCTTTTGCGAGTCGATCCAACTCTTCGGTTGGGGAGCAGAGGAATGGCAGAGGTTTGGTCACACGCCTTTTTTAGAAGCACAAAGTTTTTCGGCCAATCTGCACCAATTAAACCAGTCATTAATGGGATTTGGGACACTGGaaactttttggaatacCCAGAGGTCTGGAGGAGGTATCACGAACGGGTCACCAAGGTGGAACAGGAACGATTTTTTTCagaattttaa
- a CDS encoding glycerol kinase family member protein (encoded by transcript BEWA_025560A), translating into MTGVLKLDINQQCGQKEETCSCSPQPPGITTSKVTSIGGVTNFTKYTHSVPGGGTFTLSGQLSNGGKIGSGNNMEYVQSIAVYFWNGNPSDPILLGIKRTGDNGDITTSYYGKNNPGSNDWNVPLDGTDELQALDDQNCKLNNAVPFEIQGSQSVSLPKESKSSCIGTKTTKSTRSPIPPPGSDYIVKEYKVHTPSALDNGTKISRVTLNGRPINISLTREYLSTEIRLYSSPVNPKVPIMFELKPNTGNSKWFYSKDSSGTSWQEDAGNNFYSDNQLTEALAKKLDEFTCRYHNGVTVDLSHDRSTSSDHTYCCDEHAGEKGKGGGKVRVDQVTVSCEHPKPISIPYHKHVITGGCSISGIKYNEGGNGRVRMIKKLGDKAFPIPGSPTVHAFYCGEVPKLIYLEGGTEEVKAKWFKNSGTSSGNNEDWTEAQGLQDIKPGELGSTINCDQYNDLVKAITEAKCQSYQECNYTPKPSLRPGTDGDPGLRGPTLGQPERDTDNEAGDTELEDQPEAVGGATGGGSGEDTGPDARGSEAGGDHASPKATTSDDTSAVFPEEPTASTQKDSSGNSFWESYDKIIPTVLTGVPNYELVGLGITNQRETIIAWDAKTGKPLYNAIVWLDIRAKEEADEIISTYGSDKHFYQKTGLLVSTYFSALKLKWMSNNLDWFDKAVKEETVRFGTIDTWLIYNLTGEYVTDITNASRTFLMDINKERWSTEMLGLFGLKMNLLPKILPNCTVFGVINNEKVPLYKGIEITGCAGDQQAACVGQGLFEPCSTKCTFGTGAFILTNTGTKRVISTGGLLCTPCYKLGPSSPTIYALEGSIAIAGAGISWLKSMGMIQDPAEISDILKEFKSSGGVVFAPAFSGLFAPRWRSDARGCIMGMTQHTQRGHIVRAYCESIGLQLFEIIQTFLVDMEIQNLPYICVDGGLAKNPELLQLICDIVRVPLEKPTTTEVTCYGAAILAGLQVGLWESLEEVKKLTKGRDQTWKPDLDPEERQKIISYWNLGIERSLLWQI; encoded by the exons atgactGGTGTGTTAAAGTTAGATATAAATCAACAATGTGGACAAAAGGAAGAAACATGTAGTTGCTCACCTCAGCCTCCTGGTATTACTACAAGTAAGGTGACTAGTATTGGTGGTGTCACCAACTTCACGAAATATACTCACAGTGTTCCAGGAGGAGGTACATTCACTCTCAGTGGACAGCTCAGTAATGGAGGAAAAATAGGATCGGGAAATAACATGGAATATGTGCAGAGCATAGCAgtatacttttggaatGGCAATCCTAGTGATCCTATCCTTCTTGGAATCAAAAGGACCGGTGACAATGGTGACATCACAACCAGCTATTATGGCAAGAATAACCCTGGTAGTAACGACTGGAATGTTCCACTAGATGGTACGGATGAATTACAGGCACTTGATGATCAGAATTGCAAGCTTAATAATGCAGTTCCATTCGAAATACAGGGTTCTCAATCTGTCTCTCTCCCCAAAGAGTCTAAATCTTCTTGCATAGGGACAAAAACGACAAAATCTACACGATCACCTATTCCTCCTCCAGGAAGTGACTACATTGTTAAGGAATACAAAGTTCATACTCCTAGTGCTCTTGACAATGGTACCAAGATTTCCAGGGTGACTTTAAATGGCAGACCTATAAATATTTCTCTTACCAGAGAGTACCTTTCAACCGAGATCAGATTATACTCTTCACCTGTTAATCCCAAAGTGCCCATTATGTTTGAACTCAAGCCAAATACTGGAAATTCTAAATGGTTCTATAGTAAAGATTCAAGTGGTACTAGCTGGCAAGAAGATGCTGGAAATAATTTCTATAGTGATAATCAACTCACTGAAGCTCTTGCCAAAAAATTGGATGAATTCACTTGCCGATACCATAATGGAGTGACAGTTGATTTATCCCATGATAGATCTACATCGTCGGATCATACATATTGTTGTGATGAGCATGCAGGTGAGAAGGGTAAGGGTGGTGGAAAAGTCAGAGTTGATCAAGTGACAGTTTCTTGTGAGCATCCAAAACCAATCTCCATTCCATATCACAAACATGTAATTACTGGTGGATGTAGCATTTCCGGAATTAAGTACAATGAAGGTGGAAATGGCCGAGTTAGGATGATAAAAAAGCTAGGCGATAAAGCATTTCCCATCCCTGGTTCACCTACTGTTCATGCATTCTACTGTGGAGAAGTTCCAAAATTGATATATCTTGAAGGTGGAACTGAGGAAGTTAAGGCTAAATGGTTTAAGAATAGTGGTACCTCAAGTGGAAATAATGAAGACTGGACAGAAGCACAGGGTCTCCAAGACATAAAACCGGGGGAATTAGGTAGTACTATAAACTGTGACCAATATAATGATCTTGTGAAGGCAATAACAGAGGCTAAATGTCAAAGCTATCAAGAATGTAATTACACCCCTAAACCCTCACTTCGACCAGGTACTGATGGTGATCCTGGACTTAGAGGACCTACTCTTGGTCAACCTGAAAGAGACACTGATAACGAAGCTGGTGATACTGAACTTGAAGATCAACCTGAAGCTGTTGGTGGAGCTACTGGAGGAGGCTCTGGTGAAGACACTGGTCCTGATGCTAGAGGTAGTGAAGCTGGAGGTGATCATGCTTCTCCTAAAGCTACTACTTCGGATGATACTTCTGCTGTATTTCCTGAAGAACCTACTGCTTCTACTCAAAAAGACTCTTCTGGAAACTCTTTTTGGGAATCTTATGACAAAATTATCCCTACTGTTTTGACTGGA GTTCCAAACTACGAGTTGGTTGGACTTGGTATAACTAACCAGAGGGAAACCATCATTGCCTGGGACGCCAAGACAGGAAAGCCCCTTTACAATGCCATTGTCTGGTTGGATATCCGCGCCAAAGAGGAGGCTGATGAAATAATCAGCACTTATGGATCTGACAAACACTTTTACCAAAAAACTGGTCTTTTGGTGAGCACATACTTTTCAGCTCTAAAACTAAAGTGGATGTCAAATAACTTGGATTGGTTTGACAAGGCTGTTAAGGAGGAAACAGTGCGATTCGGAACGATTGATACTTGGCTCATTTAC AACTTGACCGGAGAATACGTTACTGATATTACAAATGCGTCTAGAACATTTTTGATGGACATTAACAAGGAGAGATGGAGCACTGAAATGCTCGGACTCTTTGGACTAAAAATGAACTTGTTACCAAAGATTTTGCCAAACTGCACAGTTTTTGGTGTGATAAACAATGAAAAAGTACCACTCTACAAAGGCATTGAGATCACAGGTTGTGCCGGTGATCAGCAAGCTGCATGCGTTGGACAAGGTCTCTTCGAGCCATGCAGTACAAAGTGCACGTTTGGTACAGGAGCATTTATCTTGACAAATACAG GAACAAAGAGAGTTATTTCTACTGGAGGACTCTTGTGCACTCCTTGCTACAAACTTGGCCCAAGCTCTCCAACTATATATGCACTTGAG gGATCGATTGCAATTGCCGGAGCTGGAATTTCATGGCTCAAGTCCATGGGAATGATTCAGGACCCTGCGGAGATTTCGGACATTTTAAAAGAGTTCAAGTCGTCCGGAGGTGTTGTGTTTGCTCCAGCATTTTCTGGTTTATTTGCACCTCGTTGGAGGTCAGACGCTCGTGGTTGCATCATGGGTATGACTCAGCACACACAACGCGGTCATATCGTCAGAGCGTATTGTGAAAGTATTGGTTTGCAACTGTTTGAAATTATCCAGACGTTCCTGGTGGATATGGAGATTCAAAATCTACCGTACATTTGTGTTGACGGAGGTCTCGCAAAGAACCCCGAACTGTTGCAATTAATTTGTGACATTGTCAGGGTACCACTTGAAAAACCGACAACTACTGAAGTTACCTGTTATGGCGCCGCAATTCTTGCCGGTTTACAAGTTGGACTCTGGGAATCCCTCGAGGAGGTAAAGAAACTTACAAAGGGACGCGATCAAACCTGGAAGCCAGATTTGGACCCAGAGGAGCGTCAAAAGATCATCAGCTACTGGAATCTCGGTATCGAAAGATCACTATTGTGGCAAATTTAG
- a CDS encoding hypothetical protein (encoded by transcript BEWA_025530A) has translation MKIDGVLEKLVFPDDNAVSKLVGGGLDVLDLQPDEFVKAYSKGGEPGVVLVGLKTSSNKFQKCFELENGAWVSSCSFDGSLKKLKEAAKEQLSFAIQLEDKQGNANCSVTEVMIANLQTRFFSPQCGFYATEVKDGENSVWKAEAGQKCGFVHLFSRGDSTLLTMGILGSSNAEHHCYEKVGGEWKEIGLNEFRQRSLEMDRAVQ, from the coding sequence ATGAAGATCGATGGTGTTTTAGAAAAGCTTGTTTTCCCCGACGATAATGCTGTTTCAAAGCTTGTTGGCGGGGGATTGGATGTACTTGATCTCCAACCGGATGAATTTGTTAAGGCATACTCCAAGGGAGGTGAACCGGGGGTTGTTTTGGTTGGACTCAAGACCAGCTCAAACAAGTTCCAAAAGTGTTTTGAGCTTGAAAATGGAGCATGGGTAAGTTCCTGCAGCTTTGATGGTAGCCTCAAAAAGTTGAAGGAAGCTGCAAAGGAGCAACTTTCATTCGCTATCCAGTTGGAGGATAAGCAGGGCAATGCCAACTGCTCTGTAACTGAGGTCATGATTGCCAACCTTCAAACTCGTTTCTTTTCCCCTCAGTGTGGATTCTATGCTACTGAAGTTAAGGATGGTGAGAATTCTGTTTGGAAGGCTGAAGCTGGTCAAAAGTGTGGATTCGTCCATTTGTTTTCAAGGGGTGACAGCACCCTACTCACAATGGGTATATTAGGTTCTAGCAACGCTGAGCATCATTGCTATGAAAAGGTTggtggagaatggaaggagatTGGCTTGAATGAATTTCGCCAGAGATCATTGGAAATGGACAGAGCTGTTCAGTAA